The DNA window TTGCGTGAAGAAAATGATTCCCCCCTATGGCGCCACAGTCCCCATCGCCAGTGAATACTATGACCTTTAATTCTGGATTTGCAAGTTTAACCCCCGTTGCGTAAGCGATTGCCCTTCCGTGGAGTGAGTGCAGGCCATCAGAGTATATATACCCAGGTACACGAGATGAGCATCCTATCCCTGATACAAAAACAGTCTTATTCATATCAATGTTAAGGTCGTGAATAGCACGAAGGGAAAAGTTCATTACGCTCCCTATCCCGCAACCGGTGCAGAATATTGTTGGAAGCATATCCTTCCTAAGGTATTTATCTATGATGATATCATTAGAAATAAAACTCAATATTTTTCCCCCTCTATAAATTTTAAGATATCGTAAGGTGTATGGATTGCACCGCCAATTTTTGGTGCAGAAATAACTTTTGTATTCTTGCCGACAGCTTCTCTTATGGGGTGAACCATCTGCCCAAGATTCATCTCAGGGACAATAACTGTGTGGGCATTTTTTAAAAGTTCCTTCATCTTTTCATAATTGAAAGGCCAAATTGTGATAAGTCTAACATGACCCACCTTTATTCCATTCTTTCTGGCCATCTTAACAGCGCTGACCGCAGGCCTTGCAGTTGTACCATATGAGACAACAATAATTTCCGCATCTTCAAGGAATGAATCTTCATGATACCATATAATATCCATGTCATCCTGAACTTTCTCAACTAACCTTCTGACAAGTTCCTCGTGCACTTCAGCAGATGTCGTGACAGGAAACCCTCTCTTGTCGTGTGTGAGCCCCGTGACATACGTCCTATAACCTGAGCCAAATGGCGCGAATTCAGGAACTTTAGAGGTTCTTGTGAACCCAGTCCTGTATGGCCTATATTTATCGGGCCCTATCGTAGCGGGAACCCTCTCATCCACCTTGACATTTACAACTTCAGGCAAGACAACTTTTTCCCTCATATGCCCAATTTCAGCATCCAATAGAAGAATAACTGGAACCCTATAATCTTCAGATAGATTAAATGCTTCAATAGTTAGGTCAAGTGTCTCCTGGACTGATTTTGGTGCCAGTGCAATTATCTGATGATCCCCGTGTGTGCCCCACATTGCCTGCATTACATCACCCTGGGCTGCTTCTGTAGGCTGGCCTGTACTTGGGCCACCTCTCTGGACATTTACAATGACGCATGGTATTTCCGCCATGCATGCGTAACCTATGCACTCCTGCATCAGTGAAAATCCAGGGCCGCTTGTTGCAGTCATTGATTTTACCCCGGTACATGATGCCCCGATGACGGCGGCTATACTTGCTATCTCATCTTCCATCTGAACATAAACGCCACCAAGTCTTGGCATCCACAATGCCATGCCTTCGGCAACTTCAGTGGCCGGTGTGATAGGGTATCCTGCAAAGAATCTGCAGTCTGCGATTAATGCACCATAAACAGCGGCGTCATCCCCCTGTATGAAAAGATTTTTTTTACCTAAAAGTCTAATAACGTCATTTGTCATCTTTATCCTCCACAATAATTGCAAAGTCAGGACACATCAATTCACATAAGTGGCATTTGATACAATTTTCAGGGTACTTTACTTCTGGGGGGAACACTCCTTTTTTACTTAATTTTTCAGACTTCACATAAACTTTTTTTGGGCAGTATTCCATACACAAAAGACACCCCTTGCAATAGTTTGAGTTGACATGAATCAAAAGAATCACCGTAATAATGTAGAAAAGAAATTTAAATCTTTTATAAAGTTTATCATTAAATGATTATTTCAACTTAAGAAAGAATAATAATAGGACATTTGTCCAATAAAAAATCCTTTTACCGTCCATATTCTATATGCGCCTTTGCGAGATGCCTTGCTGAAAGTGCTCCAATGAGGGATATCTCGCCGGCTAAAACTGTTGCTGCGCATATCTCTGAAAATGCCTTGGAGTTGTCACCGCTATTTTTTCCGCCACCTGAAATACCTAGTATATCAAGTGCTTCTTTTTGCGTCTCGATCTTAGTTCCGCCGCCAACAGTTGCAACTTCAAGAGAGGGAAGTGTAACGGCAAAGTATACTCCGTTTTTATCCTCTTCAACTGTAGTAAATCCCTGACTCCCTTCAACTACCTGGGCAATGTCTTGGCCAGTAGCTAGAAAGATTGCGGCGACAATATTTGCAAAATGTGCGTTGAATCCATAGGACCCAGCTTGGGCTGAGCCAAGGAAATTTTTTCTATAGTTAACATCAATTAAGGTATTTGCATCTGTCTTGAGTTTAGTCTGGATTACCTTATGTGGTATCACGACTTCAGCTGTAATGCTTATGCCTCTCCCTTCGATTAGATTTATCGCCGAAGATTTTTTATCAGTGCAAAGATTTCCTGAGAGTGAAACACACTTTATCTCTGGGAATTTATCTTCAATCATTTTCAAAGCGGCGTCTGTTCCGATTGTAACACCGTTCATCCCCATAGAATCCCCTGTGTCATATACAAATCTTAAAAAAAGATTCCTTCCCACAAGGTAAGGAACTATCCTCTCAAGCTTTCTGAATCGGGAATCTTTTTCAGCTTCCTTCTTGATTTTATCAAAGTTCTTGTGGAGGAACTCAGTTATTTTGTAATAGTCTCTGGAAGATTCTAACTTAATAACGGGAGCTCTTGTCATGCCGTTTCTAAATATTGTTGTTACGGCCCCGCCAGATGAAGTAATAACAGAAGCGCCTCTGTTCGCGCTTGCAAGAAGTGCCCCTTCTGATGTAGCCATGGGGACATAAAACTCGCCATTTGCATAATTACCGTTGACCTTTAAAGGCCCTATAACCCCCATTGGCACCTGAACAGCGCCAATCATGTTTTCTATGTTCTTGCCAAAAAGATTGTCGGGATTAAGAGAATATCTGCCGATGTAATCCAGAGTTACATTTTTTATTTTTTGAATTGCCTCTCTCCTTATTTCAACAGCTTCTGCGGGGGTCTTAGTATAATTTTCAATCTGGTATATCTTTATCTCGCCATTAAGTATCTTGTTCAAAATCTCTTCTTTATTCATCTGATCCACTCATGGATGGGCATATTCAACTATCGGCCTGAATTTATAGCCATAGCATATTATGCCATCGTCATTGTATTCCATTATCTTCCTTGTGACCATTTCGACTTCCATGCCAATCTCAAGTTCTTCTGCCCTGGCATCAGTTATCTGGGCAGTTATTACAGGACCTTCCATAAGCTCTATCAGGGCCACTGCAAATGGGAGATTATACTTGTGCTCCTTTGGAGGGCTGTTGATGTTTGTAAAAGATAATATCTTACCTCTACCGATAAGCTGGTAATCTTCATGATTTCTGCCCCTGCACTTAGGGCAAACTTTTCTGTAAGGGAAAGATAATTTTTCGCAATCCTTACACTTTGAACCTACAAGCCTGTATCTCCTAACTTGTTCTCTCCAATGCCTTGGTACATCCATCCTAATCACCCCTCTCAAGAACACATACAGATATTGTTGCCCCACTGCCACCTATATTTTCAGCCAATCCTCTTTCAGCGTCAACTCGGCCATCGCCTCTAAGGCTATAAACAAGCTCTCCTATCTGGTAAACGCCTGTTGCACCGACAGGGTGCCCTCTTGCCTTGAGGCCGCCGTAAAGATTTATCGGGAGATCTCCTCCAATATAATGCTGGCCTTCTAAAGCCATCTTTGTACCCTGGCCTTTCTTTGCAAATCCCATGTCTTCTATGGAGAGGGCGCTCATAATAGAAAATGCATCGTGAATTTCAGCGATGTCAATGTCCTTTGGAGTGACACCTGCCATCCTGTAGGCCTTCTTGCTGGCTTCAACTGCTGCAGAAAGGGTGGTCATGTGCTTTCTATCGTGCACGCCTAAAGTGTCAGTTGCAAGGCCAACTCCGGATACTATAATTGGGGCATCGGTAAACTCCCTGGCCTTTTTCTCAGAGCAGAGAATTACAGATGCTGCGCCATCACAAATTGGGGCGCAGTCCATAAGGGAAAGCGGTTCGGCTATTATTGGTGAATTCATTACAGCCTCAAGAGAGATTTCCTTCCTGTACATGGCATGTTTGCTGAAAGGTGCATTTTTGTGAGATATGACGGGGAATATTGAAAGATCTTCCCTTTTTACATTAAACTCGTGCATGTAACGCCTCATGACGAGGGCGTTTAGTGCTACAAACGAAACTCCATGAAATGCCTCATAATCCCTGTCTGATGCATTTGCAAGAATTGAGGTAGTTTTTGATGGAAGGACGTCTGTCATCTTTTCTACACCTGTGACAAGAACATAATCATACATCCCTGACTTTACACCCATATACCCTTCAATAAAAGCGGCTCCGCCTGAACCGCATGCTGCCTCCACTTTAACGGCAGGTATAGGCCCAAGCCCGGCAAAATCAGCTATCAATGCACCAATGTGTTCCTGTTCTACAAACGGCCCAGATGACATGTTTCCAACATAAAGGGCATCGACTTTGTCTATACCGCTGTCCTCAAATGCCATCCATATAGACTCTATTGCAAGGTCTCTCAATGATTTTTCCCAGTGCTCTCCAACTTTTCCAAGTCCAACTCCAATTACGGCAACATTATCGTCCATTTGTTCACATCCTTATCTTCTTTCTATACCTTGCATAACGTGCATAGTCGATCTCTTCCCTTCTTTCAATATAGGATTTGACTGAAGGGGCCTTTACCTTCCTATCAGAAAGTTTGTCAGTTACTTCAAGTGAAAATGAATCGCTCCCTGCGCCAGACCCATAAGATGTGCAGAAGATCTTATCCCCGGCTTTTGCCTTGTCAAGAACTGCGGCAAGCCCCAATAGAGCAGAGCCGGCGTATGTATTACCAATATAAGGTGAAACTAAACCATCAATGACTTTTTCCTTTGGGAATCCAAGTATCTTTGCAGCTTCCAGCGGAAACTTTCTGTTTGGCTGGTGGAATACGGCATAGTTGTAATCCTCTGGTTTTGTTCCAAGCTCCTCCATAAGCGCCTTTGAACTGCTGACGACATGCTTGAAGTATGAAGGCTCTCCTGTAAACCTATTCCCATGCTTTGGATAATGCTCGTGCTGCCTCCTCCAGAAGTCTGGTGTATCTGTAACATAAGATAGTGAACCTTCAATAACAGCTAAGCTTTCTTTAGCACTTCCTATAATGTATCCAGCTCCACCTGCGGCGGCAGTATATTCAAGAGCATCGCTTGGTGCCCCTTGGGCTGTATCGACACCAATGCCAAGGGCGTATTTTGCCATACCGGAGCCCACATATGCTATGCATGCCTGGACTGTTTCACTCCCCGCTTTACATGCAAACTCCCAGTCTGCAGCATTGACAAATGGTGTGGCTGCAATAGCTTCTGCTACTATTGTAGAAGTCGGTTTAACGGCATAAGGTTTGGATTCTGTACCAACCCAAACTGCTCTCAAGTCTTTTGGATCTATGCCAGCCCTCAATAAGGCGTTTCTGGCTATTTCAATGGCTATCGTGACAGAATCCTCATCGGCACCTGGAACTGATTTCTCTCTAATTGGCACAAGATTTGGGTCATTTCCCCATACCCTCGCAATTTCCGTGTTCTGTATCCTGTATTTTGGGACATAAGCACCATAGCCTACAATACCTACAGATTTACTAGGCTTCATTTAATTCCTCCTCTAACAAAGACGACTTACTACTGATAAAAGAGATATAATCGGTACGATGTAATAGATGGAAAATAAAATATATATAAATATTTCGGTATTAGTGAAATATTATATCGACAAGAAACGTCATTTCCTGATTTCCTTTATATAAATAGATTTTTCATTATTAAAATCAATTTTAACTTTGTCGAGGTCAATTTTGCCAACAAGATTTGTACCGTCAAACTCTTCGCCAGTCGGGCCGTATGCCTTATCCTCTTTCAATCTGACCCCAATAAGCCCCTTGTGCTGTCTTGACATGTTTGTGACGCCAACATCCCCCCTCTTTGATACATTAATCGGCGTATTTTCAGGGGTGAGCCCTCCAGCCTCAACGCTGCCCCCTTCAAATGCGACCAGAGAAACTGTGGGGTGCGCAAACTGAATATCGAGCTTCCCAATAGGTTTGTTGACAAGGCCTGTGATCTTCCTGAAGTATTTTACTGTGTTTGGGGCCACATCTTCGTACAGCTCAATTTCAATGATTTTGTTTCTATCAATGCCTAAAGTTTTTGCCGATTTGTTTTTTATGACTTCAGAGGTGTACGGGGGCTCCTGCTCGACTATAAAAGCATCGTCAGATGTATCGCCAGTTCTTTCCTGTTTGATGCCTTCTGCCTTGAGCTTTCCTTCGGCTTCTTTCTGAGTAAGCCCGAGAAGGGATAGACTTAAGGGCATGGTCTTTACTGCAATTTTGTCTCCTTTTTTTAACATCTCGATTAGTTCTGACCCTGAAACAATCATGCCGGCAACGGAGTGATTTGGCGTGGTAATTCTTTCCTTTTTGTAGATGTAGACTGCACCTGTGTCCTTGCCTTCAGTTCTGACTGAAACAGAGTTCCTTTTTCTTAGATTGGAGTTCTCATTTTGTACGTCAAAACCTATCAAACTCTGTGAAGCTACATATGACTCATTTACATCATCAACAGTAATTTGGCCATCTTTAGTAAGCGAGAATATGTGCTCCATCGCCATAGGTGTATTATCTTGAAGTTTAATTTTGATGTGGGTAAATATTCTTTCCCCATTCTTTGGCTTATAGGAGAGGTCAGCTGTGGTCTCAAAGTCTTTCTCGACGGTGAAAACTTCAACTGGCTCAATTGAGTTAATCTCATCTTCCTCTTCAATCAGAGCTAGGACATGCCTCCCTTGGGTTATTTTCCCAAGAGTATTTTTGGTCCCATAGCTTCCTTTCTGTATCTTTTTAGAAAGGACAATATATGTGGTGTTATTATCAAATCCAGCGAGAGTGAAAAAAACATCCCAGGGGTAGTAGGTCTGCTCCTCCTTTGTAGGCTTTAAATCTGTAGGAACTGAACCTATCGCAATAAGTGTTGAAGTCTTCCACCTAACACCCTTTTTTTCAAACTGTTTTGATATTTTTTTAAACAGCCTTCCCTCTTCAGTGTCATTAATTTTAATGACAAACGAGCCTTTGGTCGTTTTTACGAGAAACTCGTCAAGGTATGAAGACGTCTCCTTCTCCTTCTTTATTACCCCAATTGTAGTCCCTTTTAGGTAAGAGATATTATTATCAGAAAAAATCTCCTTTAATGCGGCCCCGTCCTTTGCCTCAATCTTATTGCCATCGATTTCTATCTGCATGATCATACCCTCATTAATACGATGTCCCTAATATGCTCCTCCTTCTTGCCTTTGAACGCTTCAAAGACTTCACGCCTTTCCTTGCCTTTTGAGTTTCTATATACAACAAGCCAGTAGGGGAGATAAACTTCCTCAGTCCGCCATATCTTGGCGTTTCCCAGTGTTTCAATCCCCCTAGACACGTCATTTTTTGAGATAAGCGATTCAA is part of the Methanofastidiosum sp. genome and encodes:
- a CDS encoding methanogenesis marker 3 protein, coding for MQIEIDGNKIEAKDGAALKEIFSDNNISYLKGTTIGVIKKEKETSSYLDEFLVKTTKGSFVIKINDTEEGRLFKKISKQFEKKGVRWKTSTLIAIGSVPTDLKPTKEEQTYYPWDVFFTLAGFDNNTTYIVLSKKIQKGSYGTKNTLGKITQGRHVLALIEEEDEINSIEPVEVFTVEKDFETTADLSYKPKNGERIFTHIKIKLQDNTPMAMEHIFSLTKDGQITVDDVNESYVASQSLIGFDVQNENSNLRKRNSVSVRTEGKDTGAVYIYKKERITTPNHSVAGMIVSGSELIEMLKKGDKIAVKTMPLSLSLLGLTQKEAEGKLKAEGIKQERTGDTSDDAFIVEQEPPYTSEVIKNKSAKTLGIDRNKIIEIELYEDVAPNTVKYFRKITGLVNKPIGKLDIQFAHPTVSLVAFEGGSVEAGGLTPENTPINVSKRGDVGVTNMSRQHKGLIGVRLKEDKAYGPTGEEFDGTNLVGKIDLDKVKIDFNNEKSIYIKEIRK
- a CDS encoding hydroxymethylglutaryl-CoA synthase encodes the protein MKPSKSVGIVGYGAYVPKYRIQNTEIARVWGNDPNLVPIREKSVPGADEDSVTIAIEIARNALLRAGIDPKDLRAVWVGTESKPYAVKPTSTIVAEAIAATPFVNAADWEFACKAGSETVQACIAYVGSGMAKYALGIGVDTAQGAPSDALEYTAAAGGAGYIIGSAKESLAVIEGSLSYVTDTPDFWRRQHEHYPKHGNRFTGEPSYFKHVVSSSKALMEELGTKPEDYNYAVFHQPNRKFPLEAAKILGFPKEKVIDGLVSPYIGNTYAGSALLGLAAVLDKAKAGDKIFCTSYGSGAGSDSFSLEVTDKLSDRKVKAPSVKSYIERREEIDYARYARYRKKIRM
- a CDS encoding thiolase domain-containing protein, encoding MDDNVAVIGVGLGKVGEHWEKSLRDLAIESIWMAFEDSGIDKVDALYVGNMSSGPFVEQEHIGALIADFAGLGPIPAVKVEAACGSGGAAFIEGYMGVKSGMYDYVLVTGVEKMTDVLPSKTTSILANASDRDYEAFHGVSFVALNALVMRRYMHEFNVKREDLSIFPVISHKNAPFSKHAMYRKEISLEAVMNSPIIAEPLSLMDCAPICDGAASVILCSEKKAREFTDAPIIVSGVGLATDTLGVHDRKHMTTLSAAVEASKKAYRMAGVTPKDIDIAEIHDAFSIMSALSIEDMGFAKKGQGTKMALEGQHYIGGDLPINLYGGLKARGHPVGATGVYQIGELVYSLRGDGRVDAERGLAENIGGSGATISVCVLERGD
- a CDS encoding 2-oxoacid:acceptor oxidoreductase subunit alpha, whose product is MTNDVIRLLGKKNLFIQGDDAAVYGALIADCRFFAGYPITPATEVAEGMALWMPRLGGVYVQMEDEIASIAAVIGASCTGVKSMTATSGPGFSLMQECIGYACMAEIPCVIVNVQRGGPSTGQPTEAAQGDVMQAMWGTHGDHQIIALAPKSVQETLDLTIEAFNLSEDYRVPVILLLDAEIGHMREKVVLPEVVNVKVDERVPATIGPDKYRPYRTGFTRTSKVPEFAPFGSGYRTYVTGLTHDKRGFPVTTSAEVHEELVRRLVEKVQDDMDIIWYHEDSFLEDAEIIVVSYGTTARPAVSAVKMARKNGIKVGHVRLITIWPFNYEKMKELLKNAHTVIVPEMNLGQMVHPIREAVGKNTKVISAPKIGGAIHTPYDILKFIEGEKY
- the hmgA gene encoding hydroxymethylglutaryl-CoA reductase (NADPH) → MNKEEILNKILNGEIKIYQIENYTKTPAEAVEIRREAIQKIKNVTLDYIGRYSLNPDNLFGKNIENMIGAVQVPMGVIGPLKVNGNYANGEFYVPMATSEGALLASANRGASVITSSGGAVTTIFRNGMTRAPVIKLESSRDYYKITEFLHKNFDKIKKEAEKDSRFRKLERIVPYLVGRNLFLRFVYDTGDSMGMNGVTIGTDAALKMIEDKFPEIKCVSLSGNLCTDKKSSAINLIEGRGISITAEVVIPHKVIQTKLKTDANTLIDVNYRKNFLGSAQAGSYGFNAHFANIVAAIFLATGQDIAQVVEGSQGFTTVEEDKNGVYFAVTLPSLEVATVGGGTKIETQKEALDILGISGGGKNSGDNSKAFSEICAATVLAGEISLIGALSARHLAKAHIEYGR
- a CDS encoding 4Fe-4S binding protein, with the protein product MIHVNSNYCKGCLLCMEYCPKKVYVKSEKLSKKGVFPPEVKYPENCIKCHLCELMCPDFAIIVEDKDDK
- a CDS encoding Zn-ribbon domain-containing OB-fold protein; this translates as MDVPRHWREQVRRYRLVGSKCKDCEKLSFPYRKVCPKCRGRNHEDYQLIGRGKILSFTNINSPPKEHKYNLPFAVALIELMEGPVITAQITDARAEELEIGMEVEMVTRKIMEYNDDGIICYGYKFRPIVEYAHP